The Cellulomonas wangleii genome includes a region encoding these proteins:
- a CDS encoding SGNH/GDSL hydrolase family protein, with translation MTSSPDASRPTPTPDPAAPPAGAPRWTRYVACGDSFTEGLWDAPAGPDAPLRGWADLLASHLSRRRTAAGLAPLEYANLAVRGRLMRPILTEQVPAALAMEPDLVSIVGGGNDILRPAVDVDGVAADLERTVAAVRARGVDVLLSTGFDARESPLVRATRMRAGVFNAHVWSIARRQGAYVVDPWGMRSLLDWRLWSEDRIHLTTDGHARVSQAALVALGLPPDREDWDDPLAPLPPVPRMVQARADARWLREYAYPWATRRLRRTSSGNLRVPKRPDLAPVE, from the coding sequence ATGACGTCCTCGCCCGACGCGTCCCGTCCCACCCCGACGCCCGACCCCGCGGCCCCGCCCGCAGGCGCACCGCGCTGGACGCGCTACGTCGCCTGCGGCGACTCCTTCACCGAGGGTCTGTGGGACGCCCCCGCGGGCCCCGACGCACCGCTGCGCGGCTGGGCCGACCTGCTGGCCTCGCACCTGTCGCGGCGCCGCACCGCCGCCGGGCTCGCGCCGCTCGAGTACGCGAACCTGGCCGTCCGCGGCCGCCTCATGCGCCCGATCCTCACCGAGCAGGTGCCCGCGGCCCTCGCGATGGAGCCGGACCTGGTGAGCATCGTCGGGGGCGGCAACGACATCCTGCGCCCGGCCGTGGACGTGGACGGGGTGGCCGCGGACCTGGAGCGCACCGTCGCGGCCGTGCGCGCCCGGGGCGTCGACGTGCTGCTGAGCACGGGGTTCGACGCCCGCGAGAGCCCTCTGGTCCGCGCCACCCGGATGCGGGCCGGCGTGTTCAACGCGCACGTCTGGTCCATCGCGCGGCGCCAGGGCGCGTACGTCGTCGACCCCTGGGGGATGCGCAGCCTGCTGGACTGGCGCCTGTGGTCCGAGGACCGGATCCACCTCACCACCGACGGGCACGCCCGCGTGTCGCAGGCGGCTCTGGTCGCGCTCGGGCTGCCGCCCGACCGTGAGGACTGGGACGACCCGCTCGCGCCGCTGCCCCCCGTCCCGCGCATGGTGCAGGCCCGTGCCGACGCCCGCTGGCTGCGCGAGTACGCGTACCCGTGGGCGACGCGACGGTTGCGCCGCACGTCGTCGGGCAACCTGCGGGTGCCCAAGAGGCCCGACCTGGCCCCCGTGGAGTGA
- a CDS encoding sensor histidine kinase: protein MAAGVREQDEAADRSALLRGAGVIALGYAVGASVQSAWIYSELVPDWADVQLWRRLAANGVAVVGLVGALAVLGVHRVRGLPTIAARLVIAAATMAWLRTVLQVLLGVHPSDGVRSLSAELVTGAVIAVIAGSAGVWVMVAGRRARASARAAEREAMSVELAVRALETEEIRVRRQVAEGLHGTVQQRLLLVDARLAAAQDAAAQSAPSVADEIAWARAELAESRERDVRRVSRLLYPERLEMGVAPAVRALLSRLPATIATRLEVGVGLREVDDPSLVGLTVAERLLAVRVVEEAVTNALKNGPPSAVEVQLDVVDHELLVRVENDGAPFEPPAVCDPVSGTSRLDQRLRLAGGRLAVSRREPTGAVVEATLPLGLLPPDGG, encoded by the coding sequence GTGGCTGCGGGTGTGCGCGAGCAGGACGAGGCCGCCGACCGGAGCGCCCTCCTGCGCGGCGCCGGCGTCATCGCCCTCGGCTACGCCGTCGGGGCGTCCGTCCAGAGCGCCTGGATCTACTCGGAGCTCGTGCCGGACTGGGCGGACGTGCAGCTGTGGCGCCGTCTGGCCGCCAACGGCGTCGCCGTGGTCGGGCTCGTCGGGGCGCTCGCCGTCCTGGGGGTGCACCGGGTCCGGGGGCTGCCGACGATCGCGGCACGCCTGGTGATCGCGGCGGCCACCATGGCGTGGCTGCGCACGGTGCTGCAGGTGCTGCTCGGCGTGCACCCGTCCGACGGCGTGCGGTCCCTGAGCGCCGAGCTGGTCACGGGTGCCGTCATCGCGGTGATCGCCGGGTCCGCCGGCGTGTGGGTGATGGTGGCGGGCCGCCGGGCCCGGGCATCGGCGCGGGCCGCCGAGCGGGAGGCGATGAGCGTGGAGCTCGCGGTGCGTGCGCTGGAGACCGAGGAGATCCGGGTCCGTCGCCAGGTCGCCGAAGGGCTGCACGGCACGGTGCAGCAGCGGCTGCTGCTCGTCGACGCCCGGTTGGCGGCCGCCCAGGACGCCGCCGCGCAGAGCGCGCCGTCGGTCGCGGACGAGATCGCGTGGGCGCGGGCCGAGCTGGCCGAGTCCCGGGAGCGCGACGTGCGGCGCGTCAGCCGTCTGCTGTACCCGGAGCGGCTGGAGATGGGGGTCGCGCCGGCGGTGCGCGCGCTGCTCAGCCGCCTGCCGGCGACCATCGCGACCCGCCTGGAGGTCGGGGTCGGGCTGCGGGAGGTCGACGACCCCTCGCTCGTCGGGCTCACGGTCGCGGAGCGGCTGCTCGCGGTGCGGGTGGTGGAGGAGGCCGTGACCAACGCGCTGAAGAACGGTCCGCCGTCCGCGGTGGAGGTGCAGCTCGACGTCGTGGACCACGAGCTGCTCGTGCGGGTGGAGAACGACGGCGCCCCGTTCGAGCCGCCCGCGGTGTGCGACCCGGTCTCCGGGACGTCGCGCCTGGACCAGCGGCTGCGGCTGGCGGGCGGGCGGCTGGCGGTGTCGCGCCGCGAACCGACGGGGGCGGTGGTCGAGGCCACCCTGCCGCTGGGCCTCCTGCCCCCCGACGGCGGCTGA
- the flgL gene encoding flagellar hook-associated protein FlgL gives MTRITHATVQRSTLANLQANLHAAARLQAQMSSGTKISVPSDDPSGAHDLLRLRAEQRTTAQHQRNVADGDAWLTTVDTALTQSLSIMRGARDLAVRAGSGALGPDAREALAAEVEARRDSLLQQANTTYSGRQVFAGTTAGPAFTTDTTTTPPGYAWHGTGAAVTRQVGSESTVRVDADGSAVFGTGPTSAFAALDALAAAIRSGDSDMTAGITAIDGHVSAMLEQVASVGARHNQVLEAKDVLATRSLTLTQQVSGVEDVDLAEVILQVQSQEVAYRGALGAAAKVLQPSLMDFLR, from the coding sequence ATGACCCGCATCACGCACGCGACCGTCCAGCGCTCGACCCTGGCGAACCTGCAGGCCAACCTGCACGCGGCCGCCCGGCTGCAGGCGCAGATGTCCAGCGGCACCAAGATCTCCGTGCCGTCGGACGACCCGTCCGGCGCGCACGACCTGCTGCGGCTGCGCGCCGAGCAGCGCACCACCGCCCAGCACCAGCGCAACGTCGCCGACGGCGACGCGTGGCTCACCACGGTGGACACGGCCCTGACCCAGTCGCTGTCGATCATGCGCGGCGCGCGTGACCTCGCGGTCCGCGCCGGCTCCGGCGCCCTCGGCCCCGACGCCCGCGAGGCGCTGGCCGCCGAGGTCGAGGCACGGCGCGACTCCCTGCTGCAGCAGGCCAACACCACGTACTCCGGACGCCAGGTCTTCGCCGGCACCACCGCGGGGCCCGCCTTCACCACCGACACCACCACCACGCCGCCCGGCTACGCGTGGCACGGCACCGGCGCCGCGGTCACCCGCCAGGTCGGCTCGGAGTCGACCGTGCGGGTGGACGCCGACGGCTCCGCCGTCTTCGGCACCGGTCCCACGTCGGCGTTCGCTGCGCTGGACGCGCTGGCGGCAGCGATCCGGTCCGGCGACAGCGACATGACCGCCGGGATCACGGCCATCGACGGCCACGTGTCCGCGATGCTCGAGCAGGTCGCCTCCGTCGGCGCGCGGCACAACCAGGTCCTCGAGGCCAAGGACGTGCTGGCGACGCGGTCGCTCACCCTGACCCAGCAGGTCTCCGGCGTCGAGGACGTCGACCTGGCCGAGGTGATCCTGCAGGTCCAGAGCCAGGAGGTCGCCTACCGCGGCGCCCTCGGCGCGGCCGCCAAGGTCCTGCAGCCGTCGCTCATGGACTTCCTGCGGTGA
- a CDS encoding DUF3263 domain-containing protein → MDGTATHAVADDLRADERGTDGLSERDRQVLAFERQWWKYAGAKEQAVRELFDMSATRYYQLLNALIDDPAALAHDPMLVKRLRRMRSSRQRARTARRLGTEA, encoded by the coding sequence ATGGACGGCACGGCCACCCACGCGGTCGCGGACGACCTGCGCGCCGACGAGCGCGGCACGGACGGGCTCAGCGAGCGGGACCGGCAGGTCCTGGCGTTCGAGCGGCAGTGGTGGAAGTACGCCGGCGCCAAGGAGCAGGCGGTCCGCGAGCTCTTCGACATGTCGGCCACCCGGTACTACCAGCTGCTCAACGCGCTGATCGACGACCCCGCCGCCCTCGCGCACGACCCGATGCTCGTCAAGCGGCTGCGTCGCATGCGCTCGTCCCGCCAGCGGGCACGCACCGCCCGCCGCCTGGGCACCGAGGCCTGA
- a CDS encoding EAL and HDOD domain-containing protein, with protein sequence MSSAPVTRAGAMIQRQAVVHPDRSVFAYAVRGVVAGPDGQEVAEESVEHLVDAVLRTVDLARIAGTRPLVVRATHELLAAPGVLDLPHGMILEVPAHHQLASGAAGRLAALTDAAVRVSLADYAGDPVQDALLPYAHLVKVDSSLPPHLLTELVQRASAAGAVVVADKATTRPRVTAALEAGAELLQGPLVLQRQPPEERRTFGAGEIQCFELLRQLSEPQPDPVAYSRTVESDPELSIRVLHLVNSSASGVRHKVDSVQLAVMMVGPRRLTALATAALVGTTPTSMETLWFLLTRAHACGALGGDDTAYTVGLLSAVAAHLRLPVGQVVARTGVSAAVADALENHGGRYGQVLAAVLAQEENDTESLAATGLDAYEVGRTYLEALPQALSLATRLAQAA encoded by the coding sequence GTGAGCAGCGCACCCGTGACGCGCGCAGGCGCGATGATCCAGCGCCAGGCCGTCGTGCACCCGGACCGCAGCGTGTTCGCGTACGCCGTGCGCGGGGTCGTGGCCGGTCCCGACGGGCAGGAGGTCGCCGAGGAGTCGGTCGAGCACCTGGTCGACGCGGTCCTGCGCACGGTGGACCTGGCCCGCATCGCGGGCACCCGTCCGCTGGTGGTGCGCGCCACCCACGAGCTGCTCGCGGCGCCCGGCGTGCTGGACCTGCCCCACGGGATGATCCTCGAGGTGCCGGCCCACCACCAGCTCGCGTCCGGTGCCGCAGGGCGTCTGGCCGCCCTCACCGACGCCGCCGTGCGGGTCTCGCTGGCCGACTACGCGGGCGACCCGGTGCAGGACGCGCTGCTGCCGTACGCGCACCTCGTCAAGGTCGACAGCTCCCTGCCGCCCCACCTGCTCACCGAGCTGGTGCAGCGCGCGTCGGCGGCGGGCGCCGTGGTGGTCGCCGACAAGGCGACGACGCGCCCCCGCGTGACCGCGGCGCTGGAGGCGGGCGCCGAGCTGCTGCAGGGCCCGCTGGTGCTGCAGCGTCAGCCCCCGGAGGAGCGGCGGACCTTCGGGGCCGGCGAGATCCAGTGCTTCGAGCTGCTGCGGCAGCTGTCGGAGCCCCAGCCGGACCCGGTGGCGTACAGCCGCACGGTCGAGAGCGACCCCGAGCTGTCGATCCGCGTGCTGCACCTGGTGAACTCGTCCGCCTCCGGCGTGCGCCACAAGGTGGACTCGGTGCAGCTCGCCGTGATGATGGTCGGACCGCGCCGGCTCACCGCCCTGGCGACCGCCGCCCTGGTGGGCACGACGCCCACGTCGATGGAGACGCTCTGGTTCCTGCTGACCCGCGCGCACGCGTGCGGCGCGCTGGGCGGGGACGACACCGCGTACACGGTCGGCCTGCTGTCGGCCGTCGCCGCCCACCTCCGGCTGCCCGTGGGGCAGGTGGTCGCGCGGACAGGGGTCTCCGCGGCCGTGGCCGACGCCCTGGAGAACCACGGTGGCCGGTACGGCCAGGTCCTCGCGGCCGTGCTCGCGCAGGAGGAGAACGACACCGAGTCCCTCGCCGCCACCGGGCTGGACGCCTACGAGGTCGGCCGTACGTACCTCGAGGCGCTCCCCCAGGCCCTGTCGCTCGCGACCCGCCTCGCGCAGGCCGCCTGA
- a CDS encoding uracil-DNA glycosylase, which produces MEAPLDDLVAPDWARALAPVEPALRAAGRFLRAEVAAGRGYLPAGDDVLRAFRRPLADVRVLVVGQDPYPTPGHPMGLSFSVQPDVRPLPRSLQNVFRELVADVGVPQPTSGDLSPWADRGVMLLNRVLTVRPGAPASHRGKGWEQVTDRAVAALVERGGPLVAVLWGRDAQQLRPALGDVPVVAGPHPSPLSASRGFFGSRPFSAVDALLREQGADPVDWRLP; this is translated from the coding sequence GTGGAGGCACCTCTGGACGACCTCGTCGCGCCCGACTGGGCGCGCGCCCTGGCCCCGGTCGAGCCCGCGCTGCGCGCCGCCGGACGGTTCCTGCGCGCGGAGGTCGCCGCCGGGCGCGGCTACCTGCCCGCGGGGGACGACGTGCTGCGCGCGTTCCGCCGCCCGCTGGCCGACGTGCGCGTGCTGGTCGTCGGGCAGGACCCCTACCCCACCCCCGGGCACCCGATGGGCCTGTCGTTCTCGGTGCAGCCGGACGTCCGCCCGCTGCCGCGCTCGTTGCAGAACGTCTTCCGCGAGCTCGTGGCGGACGTCGGCGTGCCGCAGCCCACCAGCGGCGACCTGTCCCCCTGGGCGGACCGCGGCGTCATGCTCCTCAACCGCGTCCTCACCGTGCGGCCGGGTGCCCCCGCGTCGCACCGCGGCAAGGGCTGGGAGCAGGTCACCGACCGCGCGGTGGCGGCGCTGGTCGAGCGGGGCGGCCCGCTGGTGGCGGTGCTGTGGGGCCGTGACGCGCAGCAGCTGCGGCCGGCGCTCGGTGACGTCCCGGTCGTCGCCGGCCCCCACCCGAGCCCGCTGTCGGCGTCCCGCGGGTTCTTCGGGTCACGCCCGTTCTCCGCGGTCGACGCGCTGCTGCGCGAGCAGGGGGCGGACCCCGTGGACTGGCGACTGCCGTGA
- a CDS encoding flagellar assembly protein FliW — translation MTAVQEALVTVTTPAGPREVPATLRVPGGLPGLPGHDAYALDPLDGTGVLFALRSEPSDGPAVRLFAVEPHAFFPDYAPELPAGGLAALGLDVEQDGAPVLLAVVHPADDDRDRPTANLLAPLVVHPRDGRVAQVVLDSDHPLRAPLG, via the coding sequence GTGACCGCCGTGCAGGAGGCCCTGGTCACCGTCACCACGCCCGCCGGGCCGCGGGAGGTGCCGGCGACGCTGCGCGTCCCGGGCGGCCTGCCCGGCCTGCCGGGGCACGACGCGTACGCGCTGGACCCGCTCGACGGCACGGGGGTGCTGTTCGCGCTGCGCTCGGAGCCGTCCGACGGCCCCGCCGTCCGGCTGTTCGCCGTCGAGCCGCACGCCTTCTTCCCCGACTACGCACCCGAGCTGCCGGCCGGAGGGCTCGCCGCCCTCGGTCTGGACGTCGAGCAGGACGGGGCACCGGTCCTGCTGGCGGTCGTGCACCCGGCCGACGACGACCGCGACCGCCCCACCGCGAACCTGCTCGCGCCGCTCGTCGTGCACCCGCGCGACGGCCGCGTCGCCCAGGTGGTGCTCGACTCCGACCACCCGCTCCGGGCCCCGCTCGGCTGA
- the groL gene encoding chaperonin GroEL (60 kDa chaperone family; promotes refolding of misfolded polypeptides especially under stressful conditions; forms two stacked rings of heptamers to form a barrel-shaped 14mer; ends can be capped by GroES; misfolded proteins enter the barrel where they are refolded when GroES binds): MAKIIAFDEEARRSMERGLNVLADTVKVTLGPKGRNVVLDKKWGAPTITNDGVSIAKEIELEEPFEKIGAELVKEVAKKTDDVAGDGTTTATVLAQALVREGLRNVAAGANPIALKKGIEKAVEAVTAQLLLQAKEIETKEEIAATAAISAGDPAIGELIAEALDKVGKEGVITVEESNALGLELELTEGMRFDKGFLSAYFVTDPERQEAVLEDAYVLLVESKVSNVKDLLPLLEKVIQAGKPLLIVAEDVESEALATLVVNRIRGIFKSIAVKAPGFGDRRKAMLQDMAVLTGGQVVSETVGLKLDQVGLEVLGTARKVVVTKDETTIVEGGGDATQIAGRVNQIRAEIENSDSDYDREKLQERLAKLAGGVAVIKAGAATEVELKERKHRIEDAVRNAKAAVEEGIVAGGGVALIQAGKLAFEKLELEGDEATGANIVRVAIEAPLKQIAINAGLEGGVVAERVRNLPAGQGLNAATGVYEDLLAAGVNDPVKVTRSALQNAASIAALFLTTEAVVADKPEKSAPAGPGGGEDFGGGF; encoded by the coding sequence ATGGCCAAGATCATCGCCTTCGACGAGGAGGCCCGGCGGAGCATGGAGCGCGGGCTCAACGTGCTCGCCGACACCGTCAAGGTCACCCTGGGCCCGAAGGGCCGCAACGTCGTGCTCGACAAGAAGTGGGGCGCGCCGACGATCACCAACGACGGCGTCTCCATCGCCAAGGAGATCGAGCTCGAGGAGCCGTTCGAGAAGATCGGCGCCGAGCTCGTCAAGGAGGTCGCGAAGAAGACGGACGACGTCGCCGGTGACGGCACGACGACCGCGACCGTCCTGGCCCAGGCGCTGGTGCGCGAGGGTCTGCGCAACGTCGCCGCCGGTGCCAACCCGATCGCCCTGAAGAAGGGCATCGAGAAGGCCGTCGAGGCCGTCACGGCGCAGCTGCTGCTGCAGGCCAAGGAGATCGAGACCAAGGAGGAGATCGCCGCCACGGCCGCCATCTCCGCCGGTGACCCCGCGATCGGCGAGCTCATCGCCGAGGCCCTCGACAAGGTGGGCAAGGAGGGCGTCATCACCGTCGAGGAGTCGAACGCCCTCGGCCTGGAGCTCGAGCTCACGGAGGGCATGCGCTTCGACAAGGGCTTCCTGTCGGCGTACTTCGTGACCGACCCGGAGCGCCAGGAGGCGGTCCTCGAGGACGCGTACGTCCTGCTCGTCGAGTCCAAGGTCTCGAACGTCAAGGACCTGCTGCCGCTGCTGGAGAAGGTCATCCAGGCCGGCAAGCCGCTGCTCATCGTGGCCGAGGACGTCGAGTCCGAGGCGCTGGCGACGCTCGTCGTCAACCGCATCCGCGGGATCTTCAAGTCCATCGCCGTCAAGGCGCCGGGCTTCGGCGACCGCCGCAAGGCGATGCTGCAGGACATGGCCGTCCTCACCGGTGGCCAGGTCGTCTCCGAGACCGTCGGCCTCAAGCTGGACCAGGTCGGCCTCGAGGTGCTCGGCACCGCGCGCAAGGTCGTCGTGACCAAGGACGAGACCACGATCGTCGAGGGTGGCGGCGACGCGACCCAGATCGCCGGTCGGGTCAACCAGATCCGCGCCGAGATCGAGAACTCGGACTCGGACTACGACCGCGAGAAGCTGCAGGAGCGCCTCGCCAAGCTCGCCGGCGGCGTGGCCGTCATCAAGGCGGGCGCGGCCACCGAGGTCGAGCTCAAGGAGCGCAAGCACCGCATCGAGGACGCCGTGCGCAACGCCAAGGCGGCCGTCGAGGAGGGCATCGTCGCCGGTGGTGGCGTGGCGCTCATCCAGGCCGGCAAGCTCGCGTTCGAGAAGCTCGAGCTCGAGGGTGACGAGGCGACCGGTGCCAACATCGTGCGCGTCGCGATCGAGGCCCCGCTCAAGCAGATCGCCATCAACGCCGGCCTCGAGGGCGGCGTCGTGGCGGAGCGTGTCCGCAACCTCCCGGCCGGCCAGGGCCTCAACGCCGCGACCGGCGTGTACGAGGACCTGCTCGCCGCGGGCGTCAACGACCCGGTGAAGGTCACGCGCTCCGCGCTGCAGAACGCGGCGTCGATCGCGGCCCTGTTCCTCACCACCGAGGCCGTCGTGGCCGACAAGCCGGAGAAGTCGGCTCCTGCCGGCCCCGGCGGTGGCGAGGACTTCGGCGGCGGTTTCTGA
- a CDS encoding LytR C-terminal domain-containing protein, with amino-acid sequence MSKADYPYPEDEFDAISPDAPTGVHRAPRSAWSRWWPFLVVLLVVPVLAYGAVEYLSRTGDLPQSGGGTSQEQPEVPAEEDATGGEGDGTEAPEGEAEAPVPEATTPAPEPVLTTPVAVLNGARVSGLAGRVADELTAAGFTDVTPDNATTALPAESTVYVASEDLRPTADLVAATTGVPTVEVAPDRADGGIVVLLVTDPDA; translated from the coding sequence GTGAGCAAGGCGGACTACCCCTACCCCGAGGACGAGTTCGACGCGATCTCGCCCGACGCGCCGACCGGCGTCCACCGTGCGCCCCGGTCCGCGTGGAGCCGGTGGTGGCCCTTCCTCGTGGTGCTGCTGGTCGTGCCGGTGCTGGCGTACGGCGCGGTCGAGTACCTCTCCCGCACCGGTGACCTGCCGCAGTCCGGCGGCGGCACCTCGCAGGAGCAGCCGGAGGTCCCCGCCGAGGAGGACGCGACCGGGGGTGAGGGCGACGGTACCGAGGCGCCCGAGGGTGAGGCCGAGGCCCCCGTGCCGGAGGCGACCACGCCCGCTCCCGAGCCCGTGCTGACGACGCCCGTGGCGGTGCTCAACGGTGCGCGTGTGTCCGGCCTGGCGGGCCGGGTGGCGGACGAGCTCACCGCGGCAGGCTTCACCGACGTGACGCCCGACAACGCGACCACCGCCCTGCCTGCCGAGTCCACCGTCTACGTCGCGTCGGAGGACCTGCGCCCGACGGCCGATCTCGTCGCGGCCACCACCGGCGTCCCGACCGTCGAGGTCGCGCCCGACCGGGCCGACGGTGGCATCGTCGTCCTGCTCGTCACCGACCCGGACGCCTGA
- a CDS encoding glycoside hydrolase family 15 protein, whose amino-acid sequence MPDAAVVSRARRLRACAVLVLVGALLAAAGTGAPSAARPPVDATGLDTTGSGAVGGVGAGVGGTAVDVTATDHARIALYQQAVSVLPDGARAEVPADALAVFLPGTRVPDPAAAVLAGALGATPTTAAALGPRAATQAAGAQRTWVAAGEVPGAGGPYEELARAALLDLHSLTVAEGVVVAGWSEKWRYVWPRDSSFVAVALARTGHLEDALAVLDFLARVQEADGSFEARYLPDGSGPPDDRGLQTDGTGWAMWAAGLVLAEAPADRRTATAERLAPLVERSAGRALALVADGLPPASPDYWEVPEVEVTLGTAAPLVAGLEQAAVVLEAAGRPGPAAEAAAAAEGARRAVVDAFGATGYGRYATRGVPDAASAFVLTPFWSTAPHDAAAAWRASVTSMLRPARGLAPGGGWRRDGVSWTPQTTLYAWVAAEQGDVAGALRWLDVVDRHRTSSGAIPEKVLADGSPAAVAPLGWSAACVLLAIDALERATPERGSRGLT is encoded by the coding sequence GTGCCCGACGCCGCCGTCGTGAGCCGCGCCCGGCGCCTGCGCGCCTGCGCGGTGCTCGTGCTGGTCGGCGCGCTGCTCGCCGCCGCGGGTACCGGCGCGCCGTCAGCCGCGCGACCGCCGGTGGACGCGACCGGCCTGGACACCACCGGATCGGGTGCCGTGGGTGGGGTCGGCGCCGGGGTGGGCGGCACCGCGGTCGACGTGACCGCCACGGACCACGCCCGGATCGCGCTCTACCAGCAGGCCGTCTCGGTGCTGCCGGACGGCGCCCGGGCGGAGGTCCCCGCCGACGCCCTCGCCGTCTTCCTGCCCGGCACCCGCGTGCCGGACCCGGCGGCCGCCGTCCTGGCGGGTGCCCTCGGCGCGACGCCCACCACCGCCGCAGCCCTGGGCCCGCGCGCGGCCACGCAGGCGGCGGGCGCCCAGCGCACCTGGGTGGCGGCGGGCGAGGTCCCCGGTGCGGGGGGCCCGTACGAGGAGCTGGCCCGCGCGGCGCTGCTGGACCTGCACTCGCTGACCGTGGCCGAGGGCGTCGTCGTGGCCGGCTGGTCGGAGAAGTGGCGGTACGTGTGGCCGCGCGACTCGTCGTTCGTGGCGGTGGCCCTGGCCCGCACCGGGCACCTCGAGGACGCACTGGCCGTCCTCGACTTCCTGGCGCGCGTGCAGGAGGCGGACGGGTCGTTCGAGGCGCGCTACCTGCCCGACGGGTCGGGCCCGCCCGACGACCGCGGCCTGCAGACCGACGGCACCGGCTGGGCGATGTGGGCGGCCGGGCTCGTGCTGGCCGAGGCGCCGGCCGACCGGCGCACCGCCACGGCCGAGCGGCTCGCCCCGCTGGTGGAGCGCTCGGCCGGGCGCGCGCTCGCCCTCGTGGCCGACGGGCTGCCGCCGGCGTCACCGGACTACTGGGAGGTCCCCGAGGTCGAGGTCACGCTCGGGACCGCCGCACCCCTGGTCGCGGGCCTCGAGCAGGCGGCGGTGGTCCTCGAGGCCGCCGGCCGCCCGGGTCCGGCCGCCGAGGCCGCCGCGGCGGCCGAGGGCGCGCGGCGGGCGGTGGTCGACGCGTTCGGGGCGACCGGGTACGGCCGCTACGCCACGCGGGGCGTGCCCGACGCCGCGAGCGCTTTCGTCCTCACGCCCTTCTGGTCGACCGCCCCGCACGACGCCGCGGCGGCCTGGCGTGCCTCGGTCACGTCGATGCTGCGCCCCGCGCGCGGCCTCGCACCGGGCGGGGGCTGGCGGCGCGACGGGGTGTCCTGGACGCCGCAGACCACGCTGTACGCGTGGGTGGCGGCCGAGCAGGGCGACGTCGCGGGGGCCCTGCGGTGGCTCGACGTCGTGGACCGCCACCGCACCTCGTCGGGCGCCATCCCGGAGAAGGTGCTCGCCGACGGCAGCCCGGCCGCGGTCGCGCCGCTGGGGTGGAGCGCCGCGTGCGTCCTGCTGGCGATCGACGCGCTGGAGCGCGCGACCCCCGAACGCGGGTCGCGCGGCCTGACCTGA
- a CDS encoding cold-shock protein, with amino-acid sequence MAQGTVKWFNAEKGFGFITPEGGGQDLFVHYSAIQVDGYRTLEEGQAVDFEVGQGTKGPQAEQVRPA; translated from the coding sequence ATGGCCCAGGGCACGGTCAAGTGGTTCAACGCGGAGAAGGGGTTCGGGTTCATCACCCCGGAGGGCGGTGGCCAGGACCTCTTCGTCCACTACAGCGCGATCCAGGTCGACGGGTACCGGACGCTCGAGGAGGGTCAGGCCGTCGACTTCGAGGTCGGTCAGGGCACCAAGGGCCCGCAGGCCGAGCAGGTGCGCCCGGCCTGA